GAGATAAGTCCGATAGAGGTCGTCGATTTATCATAGAAATGATGCCAATGAAGCAGCTGATGAAAAATAGTTTCATCTACAAAGCTCACAAGTCCCAGACCAAATAAAATACCAGACCATAGGTTTAATGATGACAGACGACCCTGCGCTCCGACAGAGCCAGGGTTCAATGTTGTTTTCGATTCTGGCCGGCTTTGATTGTGCACGTTAAGTACCTCCATAAGCTAGTATGTATGAATTAAGTCTAACCAGAAAAAAACATCTGCAAACTTACCCCAATAAAAGCAGATATGACGAGCACGAACGAAAGTACTATCTTCTTTTATTATAATTTCAACATATGAAAAATTCATAATAGGAAGTAATCTTATTTATCTAGATACTTTCCATAAAATTACTTCCTATCACCTTATCTGGATCAGATTGGTATAAGAAAAAAGGAAGCCTTAAAAATATTTTACCGAAATTCATGATTTCGGTGTGAACCATTACGCATTTTTTGTAACAAGAGTATAAAATAAAGAATAAGAATAATAACGATTCAGAAGCTTAGGATATAAAAATGATGCTTGATGAGGAGGCCGGAAGATGAAGGCGCATGACATTATGATTAGTCCCGTATACAAAGTGAAAGAAAGTGACAATGTGGAACAGGTTATTCAGAGATTTATCGATCATCGGATCAGTGGTCTTCCGGTAGTCAATGAACGCAATGAAATTGTCGGCTACATTAGCGACGGAGACATTATGCGTTATATTGGCAAGAAGGATGATATGTTTATATATACATACGCCGTCAATTTGAATTACGAGGAATATGAGGATCGTGTCAAACAAATTATGAAATTGAATGTGATGTCCATATGTAAGAAAAAAGTGATAACCGTATCCTGGAATGAGGATATTGAGATCATTGCATCCATTCTCGGAAAAAAACAGATCAAGAAGCTGCCCGTACACCGTAATGGCGTTCTTGCAGGCATTATCAGCAGAGGCGATGTTATTCGCCATTCCTTTCAATCTCTTTTGTAGTTCTGGAATATGATGTAGGATAGACATAAGAAATCTCTTTACCGTATTCATATCCAAGCTAGAAAGGGTGAAGTGAACGTGAAAAAAGGACTGACAAAAGCAGGGATTGGTTCAATTGATGACGTCTTGTTCATACAAAAAGCAGCAGAATATGGTTTTGAGGCGGTTGATCTGGACGCCAAGCAGCTTGTTGATAAAATAGGATTGGAAACAGCACAGCAGCTTCTCAACGAACACGGCATAATTATTGGATCTATAGGACTGAGCGTAGAATGGCGCGGTACGGATGAACAGTTTAAGCAAGGATTAGAGGGGCT
This sequence is a window from Paenibacillus urinalis. Protein-coding genes within it:
- a CDS encoding CBS domain-containing protein, coding for MKAHDIMISPVYKVKESDNVEQVIQRFIDHRISGLPVVNERNEIVGYISDGDIMRYIGKKDDMFIYTYAVNLNYEEYEDRVKQIMKLNVMSICKKKVITVSWNEDIEIIASILGKKQIKKLPVHRNGVLAGIISRGDVIRHSFQSLL